In the genome of Hydractinia symbiolongicarpus strain clone_291-10 chromosome 5, HSymV2.1, whole genome shotgun sequence, one region contains:
- the LOC130644732 gene encoding protein broad-minded-like, whose product MASPESDQDDIYDSWILNLQEFLDTLEPQIRDLSSTQILELLSNLEASDVNFHRYSFINQIKDSLEKEVGPLIQKLVDKQHHNSDNILVSDISENIVQSKQFLSVSNQITESIKMAAEDIAMHLSSDTFDFSEMPRSDTKNNFYYNDESMCSLSDGVDYMFMAPNKYKSLAKDIDPSNSLATRISALSVLQQVPQTDLVASDAWKATRKGLMLALDDNEEEINLQALTFISRLFVSGSSHVVHEYFLILIENLFEYFNDDTSHMISIHTGLDLGDRRNILLLRKFRLLNQIQKELPNYWLRYSDKYVEEMTESLFQLLEISPTPISSTVGKNLMSPLHFLSLLDPQAIWFKYWMHGFYGRSKIFKCLSAKKEFLVKPVQCCLDFSKLLYSANDSEKLFEEEDYVSYTRDDITFLYFLNSLSILGRLILYKDGQQLFSAFPTNDANTNNKQILLAFLKTLKTYPLNSLNETRSLFHPVFLIVDIFRSLANSGKSTCQLLSDDDIYNSLVSPFQQLIDNPTNTNNSLINIIAEILTIMASTETGRLHLMYSNTTEIFSNINAIIHVVGKALSKVLTLEMIDTVSENTVRSFFSLCCEICTKHDGLLILQQYDLIEKMFVCFFEKQGKAQVLLNKFHESYIEDEQNDKSVTGIDRSFSNAEYAAYKYAIKLEQALLDNLLSLTMTPKGVELVTKAGGLNDCVLYMYNKYHLKEYVEKVEKLKYAVLLNQIAATIPGLLALEKTGYTTDLLQEAWHHLEGYSNDYTKTVLSDTPEDLTNLVSKKLFSRMIELLSSFEAVQLLCSKPSYASSDGEKRSKLQPDGIVNFSEFIEYLVLIHTTEKKTLLYHPDQSHFFALNVLHCLTASLDSMIMLETNYHFQEALLSMQMSIEGNKKVFIIDQCSLKRNQILVQVNLLGGANERLVPPENVTQDKMSPYSWTLFSSYPVPNMYMSKQLKSSVDQKQVNIKFKQLLDDVKNQDGGTEGLDPIKEFFILKVKSNELKMTNEYLPELLNLVVDRQVNKLKVNKQTPTNAMKRKLDEGSEVAIDMIVRYGLHLRLLHSKTESVEALRNLIEDLRFDKTSSDFNGFDWFAAIVFLLFSNTKISASHFLSKLTYHYMFLRPYKTDVSGTYIHPIFSTSCHYIELIVEKELPRVFAAFRLFGCPLSQICQHWLRQCFLNYLDWSEIVFYICACILLDIDYQLYFTVAILKHMEKDILYYTQRDELLVHLKTTPIKDFCVHQHVEFMKELELKYRSLVLNVIRSMYTDNQITAKLK is encoded by the exons ATGGCTAGTCCTGAATCAGACCAAGACGATATTTATGATTCATGGATTCTCAATTTGCAAGAGTTTTTAGATACACTAGAACCACAAATCCGTGATCTATCATCAACTCAAATATTAGAACTTCTTTCTAATTTGGAAGCTTCAGATGTTAATTTTCATCGCTACAGTTTTATAAACCAAATAAAAGACAGCTTAGAGAAAGAAGTTGGCCCTCTAATCCAAAAACTAGTTGATAAGCAACATCATAACAGTGATAATATTCTTGTGTCCGACATCAGTGAAAATATTGTCCAATCCAAGCAATTTCTGTCAGTCTCAAATCAAATTACAGAATCAATCAAAATGGCTGCAGAAGATATAGCTATGCATTTGAGTTCTGATACATTTGACTTTTCTGAAATGCCAAGGTCAGATACAAAgaacaatttttattataatgaTGAGTCAATGTGTTCTTTATCAGATGGAGTTGATTATATGTTTATGGCACCTAATAAATACAAAAGTCTTGCGAAAGACATAGACCCTTCCAATTCTTTGGCAACACGCATAAGTGCACTTAGTGTATTACAGCAAGTACCACAGACTGATTTAGTTGCAAGTGATGCGTGGAAGGCAACACGTAAAGGATTAATGCTTGCATTAGATGATAACGAAGAGGAGATCAATTTGCAAGCTTTAACGTTTATTTCACGTTTGTTTGTTAGTGGAAGTAGTCATGTTGTTCatgaatattttttgattttaattgaaaatttatttGAATATTTCAATGATGACACATCTCATATGATATCTATACACACAGGGTTAGATCTGGGAGATCGACGAAACATATTATTGCTTAGAAAATTTAGACTGCTGAATCAAATACAAAAGGAACTGCCCAATTACTGGTTGCGTTATTCTGATAAATACGTAGAAGAGATGACAGAATCACTGTTTCAGCTGTTAGAGATTTCTCCTACACCAATATCAAGCACTGTTGGGAAAAATCTTATGAGTCCTCTTCATTTTTTATCATTGCTAGACCCACAAGCCATATGGTTTAAATATTGGATGCATGGTTTTTATGGTCgatctaaaatttttaaatgtttatcaGCAAAGAAAGAGTTTTTAGTTAAACCAGTTCAATGTTGCTTGgacttttctaaacttttatatagtGCAAACGACAGTGAAAAGTTGTTTGAAGAAGAAGATTATGTTAGTTACACACGTGATGATATTActttcttgtattttttaaattcacttAGTATTTTGGGTAGGTTAATTCTCTATAAAGACGGACAACAATTATTTTCAGCCTTTCCAACAAACGATGCTAATACAAATAATAAACAGATACTTCTCGCATTTCTTAAAACGTTGAAAACCTATCctttaaattctttaaatgaaaCCAGATCATTATTTCACCCTGTGTTTCTCATTGTTGACATTTTTCGTTCGCTTGCTAACAGTGGGAAATCAACATGTCAATTATTAAGTGATGATGATATTTATAACTCATTGGTTTCACCATTTCAACAATTGATTGATAATCCCACAAACACCAACAATTCTCTTATTAATATCATTGCGGAGATTTTAACCATTATGGCTTCAACTGAAACTGGCAGACTACACCTTATGTACTCTAATACAACAGAGATATTTAGtaatataaatgcaataatacaTGTTGTTGGAAAAGCCTTAAGCAAAGTGCTCACATTGGAGATGATTGATACAGTGTCTGAAAACACTGTacgttcttttttttctctatgCTGTGAAATTTGCACTAAGCATGATGGATTACTTATTTTACAGCAGTACGACCTGATTGAGAAgatgtttgtatgtttttttgaaaagcaaGGCAAAGCACAGGTTCTGTTAAATAAATTTCATGAATCATACATTGAGGACGAACAAAATGACAAATCTGTAACAGGTATTGATAGATCCTTCTCAAATGCGGAGTATGCTGCTTATAAATATGCCATAAAGTTAGAACAAGCGTTGTTAGATAATCTATTAAGTCTTACGATGACACCAAAAGGAGTTGAGCTTGTCACCAAGGCAGGCGGATTGAATGACTGTGTTCTGTATATGTATAATAAATACCATCTGAAAGAATATGTTGAAAAGGTTGAAAAATTAAAGTATGCTGTCTTGCTTAACCAAATTGCTGCCACCATTCCTGGTTTATTGGCACTCGAAAAAACTG GCTACACTACTGACCTTCTACAAGAAGCTTGGCATCACTTAGAAGGTTATTCTAACGATTACACCAAAACTGTATTATCTGATACTCCTGAAGATCTAACTAATCTTGTGTCAAAGAAGTTGTTTTCACGAATGATTGAGTTGTTGTCATCCTTTGAAGCTGTTCAACTTTTATGTAGTAAACCATCTTATGCATCCAGTGATGGCGAGAAACGAAGTAAATTACAACCAGATGGTATTGTGAACTTCTCAGAATTTATTGAGTATCTTGTTTTAATACACACCACTGAGAAGAAGACGTTGTTGTATCACCCTGatcaaagtcatttttttgctttaaatgtTCTCCACTGTCTCACAGCTTCTCTTGATTCAATGATCATGTTGGAAACAAACTATCACTTCCAAGAAGCCTTACTGTCAATGCAGATGAGCATTGAAGGGAATAAAAAAGTCTTCATCATTGATCAGTGTTCTTTGAAAAGGAATCAAATACTTGTTCAGGTGAACCTGCTGGGTGGAGCCAACGAAAGACTGGTACCACCTGAGAATGTTACACAg GACAAAATGTCCCCATACTCATGGACCTTATTTTCGTCCTATCCAGTACCAAACATGTACATgtcaaaacaattaaaatcatCTGTCGATCAAAAACAAGTTAATATAAAATTCAAACAGTTACTTGATGACGTCAAAAATCAAGATGGTGGCACTGAAGGTTTAGATCCTATCAAAGAATTCTTTATTTTAAAGGTTAAAAGCAACGAATTAAAG ATGACAAATGAATATTTACCTGAGCTCTTAAACCTTGTTGTGGATAGACAAGTAAACAAGCTTaaggtaaacaaacaaacaccaaCTAATGCGATGAAACGGAAGCTGGATGAAGGTAGCGAGGTTGCAATTGATATGATCGTACGTTATGGCCTGCATTTAAG ATTGCTTCATTCAAAAACAGAATCTGTCGAAGCTTTAAGAAACTTAATTGAAGATTTGAGGTTCGACAAGACATCGTCAGACTTTAATGGTTTTGATTGGTTTGCTGCTATTGTGTTTCTCCTGTTCAGCAACACGAAAATATCTGCTTCACACTttctgagtaaactcacttaTCACTACATGTTTCTACGGCCATATAAAACTGACGTTTCC gGTACCTATATTCATCCGATCTTTTCAACTAGTTGCCACTACATTGAGTTGATCGTGGAAAAAGAGCTACCACGTGTGTTCGCCGCTTTCAGACTATTCGGTTGTCCGCTCTCACAAATTTGTCAGCATTGGCTCAGACAATGTTTTCTGAATTACCTCGACTGGAGCGAAATTGTTTTTTACATCTGCGCATGCATATTACTTGATATTGATTACCAGTTATATTTCACGGTAGCCATCTTGAAACACATGGAGAAGGATATATTGTATTACACTCAAAGAGATGAGTTGTTGGTTCATTTAAAGACAACGCCCATCAAAGATTTTTGTGTGCACCAACACGTGGAATTCATGAAGGAGTTGGAACTGAAGTACCGAAGTTtggttttaaatgttataaggtCAATGTATACTGATAACCAAATTACTGCAAaacttaaataa
- the LOC130644734 gene encoding cytoplasmic polyadenylation element-binding protein 2-like, with protein sequence MADFGPANTANNNTFESFNAELFKDPKSQELNESKDSDEGFSSSFSPTSESSMIQEQAIATSLHLWGNNSDKEEPYFMTQMAPVNTINAFQTTNSRRVVQAPSPLHHDQVRKPTPALSNFLASNKAIASSLGVAGGWKNQQQTTQVSSWPMSHPAPIGANTMNSNWNGNHMRNGMGNIPLSMVQVSNTQQINLHQQQQKIAAQQKPNGILPYNPGNQAFYQQQQQAVLASVQANNMKNKIFNSPLSFNGINTSQNSVSNINSGIDNTIVNDISHLTNSFSNLTAASDHNSNNAGSNGFFSNQERRNNEESMKYSSLESRFLGDVFKSTLENDNLPSYDAFRGYSHSNKKNFPRGREDQIVPSLGSSLNGSPRSDLDFGIERFSRKVFVGGLPPDIDEDEIHASFCRFGPLTVDWPHKAESKSYFPPKGYAFLLYKDEISVQRLIDCCIMQDGKLYLCVSSPTIKDKPVQIRPWNLADADFVMDGSQPLDPRKTIFVGGVPRPLRAVELAMIMDRLYGGVCYAGIDVDPELKYPKGAGRVAFSNQQSYIAAISARFIQLQHGEIDKRVEVKPYVLDDQMCDECHGVRCNGKFAPFFCSNITCLQYYCEQCWAIIHSRPGREFHKPLVKEGGDRPRQGTLGLRWPLKTQPMPSLPSIPLLQ encoded by the exons ATGGCCGATTTCGGTCCAGCAAACACAGCAAATAACAACACTTTTGAGTCTTTTAATGCCGAGCTTTTTAAAGACCCGAAATCTCAAGAATTAAACGAAAGTAAAGACAGTGACGAAGGATTTAGTTCGTCATTCTCTCCAACCAGCGAGTCTTCAATGATACAAGAGCAAGCTATTGCAACAAGCTTACATTTATGGGGAAATAATTCTGATAAAGAAGAACCGTATTTTATGACCCAAATGGCTCCAGTTAACACTATAAATGCTTTTCAAACTACAAATTCCAGAAGAGTAGTTCAAGCACCATCTCCGCTTCATCATGATCAAGTAAGAAAGCCAACTCCTGCTCTATCTAATTTTTTAGCTTCGAATAAAGCCATCGCAAGTTCGCTTGGTGTTGCAGGAGGTTGGAAAAACCAACAACAAACAACTCAAGTCTCTTCTTGGCCAATGAGTCATCCTGCTCCTATTGGAGCAAATACAATGAACTCAAACTGGAATGGTAATCATATGAGGAATGGCATGGGGAACATCCCTTTATCAATGGTTCAAGTAAGCAACACACAGCAAATCAATctacatcaacaacaacaaaaaattgctGCACAGCAAAAACCCAATGGTATTTTACCCTACAACCCTGGAAATCAGGCTttttatcaacaacaacaacaagcagTCTTAGCTTCCGTCCAAGCTAataacatgaaaaataaaatttttaactctcCACTATCCTTCAATGGGATTAATACAAGTCAGAATTCTGTTTCTAACATCAATTCGGGTATTGATAATACTATTGTCAACGACATTTCTCACTTGACGAACAGCTTTTCAAATTTGACCGCAGCGAGTGATCATAACAGCAACAACGCTGGAAGTAATGGTTTTTTCAGTAACCAG gaAAGAAGAAATAACGAGGAAAGTATGAAATATTCATCGTTGGAAAGCCGCTTTTTGGGAGATGTTTTTAAGTCGACTCTTGAAAACGATAATCTGCCTAGTTACGATG cctTTCGAGGGTATTCACATAGCAACAAAAAGAATTTCCCACGTGGACgagaag ATCAGATTGTCCCATCGCTTGGTTCCTCATTAAATGGCTCGCCAAGATCAGACCTCGATTTTGGCATTGAAAGATTTTCCAGAAAAGTGTTCGTAGGCGGACTACCGCCTGATATCGATGAAG atGAAATTCATGCAAGTTTTTGCAGATTTGGTCCTCTTACTGTGGATTGGCCACACAAAGCTGAAAGCAAATCATATTTCCCACCAAAAG gtTATGCCTTTTTATTGTACAAAGATGAAATATCTGTGCAACGTTTAATTGATTGCTGCATAATGCAAGATGGAAAGTTGTATTTATGTGTGTCAAGTCCAACTATAAAGGATAAGCCG GTGCAAATCCGTCCATGGAATCTGGCTGATGCTGACTTTGTTATGGATGGTTCTCAACCTCTTGATccaagaaaaacaatatttgttGGTGGAGTTCCAAGACCATTGAGAGCTGTGGAGTTAGCAATGATAATGGATCGTCTTTATGGCGGAGTTTGTTATGCAGGAATTGATGTTGACCCAGAACTTAAATATCCTAAAG GTGCTGGAAGAGTTGCCTTCTCTAACCAACAAAGCTATATTGCTGCTATAAGTGCAAGATTTATCCAACTACAACATGGGGAAATTGATAAGAGA gTTGAAGTAAAACCTTATGTCCTTGATGATCAAATGTGTGATGAATGTCATGGTGTGAGGTGCAACGGGAAATTTGCACCATTTTTTTGCTCAAACATTACATGCCTTCAATATTATTGCGAGCAATGCTGGGCTATTATTCACTCGCGTCCAGGTCGTGAATTTCACAAGCCTTTGGTCAAAGAAGGAGGGGACCGACCAAGACAAGGAACCTTAGGGCTGAGATG gccaTTGAAGACGCAGCCCATGCCATCCTTACCTTCAATTCCACTTcttcaataa
- the LOC130644737 gene encoding nicotinamide/nicotinic acid mononucleotide adenylyltransferase 1-like translates to MATGEFMKKNVLLLSCGCYSPITHMHLRLYELARDVLHKTGKFNVVGGIVSPTHDGYKKKGLVAADHRIEMCRRATKSSDWLRVSTWETEQDDWTETRKALQHFQELANNQSGECSDLPPNVVVKLLCGADLIESFNVPGLWKDDDVEAIASSYGLVVITRAGSFPIKFVDEHKILQKYKDNIHIIDEWIPNEISSTKIRLALSRNESIKYLVADSVIEYIKEHKLYR, encoded by the exons atGGCAACTGGTGAATTTATGAAAAAGAATGTGCTTCTTTTAAGTTGCGGTTGTTACAGCCCAATAACACACATGCATCTTCGTTTATATG AACTGGCTCGAGATGTTCTTCATAAAACTGGTAAATTTAATGTTGTTGGTGGCATAGTATCTCCAACACACGATGGTTACAAAAAgaag GGATTGGTTGCTGCCGACCATCGGATTGAAATGTGTAGACGTGCCACCAAATCGTCTGATTGGCTCAG AGTAAGCACTTGGGAAACTGAGCAAGATGATTGGACAGAAACTCGAAAAGCTTTACAACATTTCCAAGAACTAGCAAATAATCAATCTGGTGAATGCAGTGACTTGCCACCGAACg TCGTAGTCAAATTATTGTGTGGAGCCGATCTGATTGAATCATTTAATGTGCCTGGTTTGTGGAAAGATGATGAC GTCGAAGCCATTGCTAGCAGCTATGGTTTAGTTGTTATTACTCGAGCCGGTTCATTCCCTATTAAATTTGTTGATGAACATAAAATCCTGCAAAAATATAAA GATAATATTCATATCATTGATGAATGGATTCCCAATGAAATCAGTTCAACCAAAATAAG ACTGGCTTTAAGTCGAAATGAAAGCATCAAATATCTTGTCGCTGATTCTGTTATCGAATACATTAAAGAACATAAACTGTACAGATAA
- the LOC130644736 gene encoding uncharacterized protein LOC130644736, whose amino-acid sequence MDWIKNLSRPVKCTVVAAGLGTISVLAYNAYDKYKNKNIPSNVIKHKMGGACENVTCKVPEIIIDTPKLEDNIKDVEEVDGMSPRVEQCIDNASCENEQYFQNEELFGNDSTSQHGQESQQYYKVEQSSSSAGIVISRKEPVEDDSLFDDVSLQKPSRKVLLLGLEKSGKSALLSQLSREGKDCTIYEPTKGFNVVCISFDNIDLSLWEIGGSIEYRSYWKNFSDGVEQIFFVVDSTNRESFEDAKVFLSIVCDELENVSVVIVATKSDDPNSASIEELEEMFGFGGCKIVKVAVETGGAKQNFGVDKVQQCCLVT is encoded by the exons ATGGATTGGATTAAAAACCTATCAAGACCAGTAAAATGTACTGTGGTAGCTGCTGGGCTTGGAACTATTTCAGTGTTGGCTTACAATGCTTacgataaatataaaaacaaaaacataccatCAAACGTTATAAAACACAAGATGGGGGGAGCCTGTGAGAATGTTACTTGCAAAGTTCCTGAAATCATTATTGACACACCGAAATTGGAGGATAATATCAAGGACGTTGAGGAAGTTGATGGAATGAGTCCAAGAGTAGAGCAATGCATAGACAATGCGTCGTGTGAAAATGagcaatattttcaaaatgagGAGTTATTTGGAAATGATTCGACCTCTCAACATGGTCAAGAGAGCCAGCAATACTACAAAGTGGAACAATCTAGCAGTAGCGCAGGTATTGTTATCTCCAGGAAAGAACCTGTGGAAGATGATTcactttttgatgatgtcagcctACAAAAG CCTAGCCGAAAAGTTCTACTTCTTGGATTGGAAAAGTCTGGCAAGTCTGCATTGTTATCACAACTCTCGAGAGAAGGGAAAGATTGCACAATCTATGAACCAACAAAGGGATTTAATGTTGTATGCATTTCCTTCGATAATATTGATCTTAGTCTATGGGAAA TTGGAGGAAGTATAGAATATCGTTCGTATTGGAAAAACTTTAGTGATGGAGtggaacaaatattttttgttgttgattcaACTAATCGAGAAAGTTTTGAAGATGCAAAGGTATTTTTGAGTATCGTTTGTGATGAATTGGAGAATGTTTCAGTTGTTATTGTTGCTACAAAGTCTGATGACCCTAACTCTGCATCTATTGAAGAGTTAGAAGAAATGTTTGGATTTGGGGGTTGTAAAATTGTGAAAGTAGCTGTAGAGACTGGTGGTGCAAAGCAAAATTTTGGAGTTGACAAGGTACAGCAATGCTGTCTCGTCACATAG